The following are encoded in a window of Candidatus Palauibacter australiensis genomic DNA:
- a CDS encoding prevent-host-death protein: MRSVGIKTLNSKLSEYVRLATAGETVLVTDRDRVVAEIGPPREARSPILADAMLADAVRNGWLTPALAPGSEPPRGGPPVATLSELLGELEGDRSDR; this comes from the coding sequence ATGAGATCCGTAGGCATCAAGACGCTGAACAGCAAGCTGAGCGAGTACGTACGTCTCGCCACGGCAGGTGAGACCGTACTCGTCACCGACCGCGACCGGGTCGTGGCCGAGATCGGTCCTCCGCGGGAAGCGAGGAGTCCGATCCTGGCCGACGCCATGCTCGCCGATGCGGTGCGGAATGGCTGGCTGACGCCGGCTCTCGCTCCCGGTTCCGAGCCTCCCCGAGGCGGGCCGCCGGTGGCCACGCTGTCCGAGTTGCTTGGTGAACTGGAAGGTGACCGAAGCGACCGGTGA
- a CDS encoding PIN domain-containing protein, translating into MIYVDTSVALAHLLAEDRRPPTSFWTDTLVSSRLLEYEMWTRLHARELASSRSEAAHSLIARISLVELAPPVLARALDAFPVPVRTLDGLHLASLEFLRGRGQAVELASYDRRMASAAEAMGIPILDLP; encoded by the coding sequence GTGATCTACGTCGACACTTCCGTCGCCTTGGCCCACCTGCTCGCGGAAGACCGCCGTCCGCCGACCTCGTTCTGGACCGACACGCTCGTTTCCAGTCGTCTGTTGGAGTACGAGATGTGGACGCGGTTGCACGCCCGCGAGTTGGCGTCATCGCGGTCGGAGGCGGCACACTCGCTCATCGCTCGAATCTCGCTGGTCGAGCTGGCGCCACCCGTACTGGCCCGGGCGCTCGACGCGTTCCCGGTTCCCGTCCGGACACTGGATGGGCTTCACCTGGCGTCGCTGGAGTTCCTGCGGGGGCGTGGCCAAGCCGTCGAACTTGCCAGCTACGATCGCCGTATGGCGAGCGCAGCAGAAGCCATGGGTATCCCGATTCTGGACCTGCCGTGA
- a CDS encoding GyrI-like domain-containing protein: MTRRTPGVLRWAPGLLAWSLGAAVAAVELGGQEVDPVAFEHLVEPRIVERADERVLEVRAIGDPDEIGSAAFGLLFQLYFSSGAATGFSPPVVRARWQEGLDEIPRSEWVGRYALPVPEAVESLPEHTPPDGVTASITTWEYGTIAEILHIGRYDAEQPTIKRLKAFVEAEGYETFGGHEEEYIVGPTMAGPGDPDEYRTILRYRIRKADPARGGGPSGQRGFSGRDG, encoded by the coding sequence GTGACCCGTCGCACCCCTGGTGTGCTGCGGTGGGCGCCCGGGCTCCTGGCATGGTCCCTTGGTGCGGCAGTCGCTGCGGTCGAACTCGGCGGGCAGGAGGTCGATCCGGTCGCGTTCGAGCACCTGGTCGAGCCGCGGATCGTGGAGCGGGCTGACGAGCGGGTGCTGGAGGTGCGGGCCATCGGCGATCCGGACGAGATCGGTAGTGCGGCGTTCGGACTCCTGTTCCAGCTCTACTTCTCGAGCGGGGCGGCGACCGGCTTCTCGCCACCGGTCGTCCGCGCGCGCTGGCAGGAGGGGCTGGACGAGATTCCGAGGAGCGAATGGGTCGGCCGGTACGCGCTACCTGTCCCCGAGGCCGTGGAATCGCTGCCGGAGCACACGCCGCCGGACGGCGTGACGGCCTCGATCACGACGTGGGAATACGGAACCATCGCCGAGATCCTCCACATCGGCCGCTACGATGCCGAGCAGCCGACGATCAAGCGCCTCAAAGCGTTCGTCGAGGCAGAGGGCTACGAGACGTTCGGCGGACACGAGGAGGAGTACATCGTCGGGCCGACCATGGCCGGCCCGGGGGATCCCGACGAATACCGCACGATCCTCAGGTATCGCATCCGCAAAGCGGATCCGGCCCGTGGTGGTGGGCCGTCTGGTCAGAGAGGTTTCTCGGGCCGAGACGGATAG